In Saccharomyces cerevisiae S288C chromosome VIII, complete sequence, a genomic segment contains:
- the PUT2 gene encoding 1-pyrroline-5-carboxylate dehydrogenase (Delta-1-pyrroline-5-carboxylate dehydrogenase; nuclear-encoded mitochondrial protein involved in utilization of proline as sole nitrogen source; deficiency of human homolog ALDH4A1 causes type II hyperprolinemia (HPII), an autosomal recessive inborn error of metabolism; human homolog ALDH4A1 can complement yeast null mutant), with translation MLSARCLKSIYFKRSFSQLGHIKPPKHIRNEPVKPFRNIDLKDWDLLRASLMKFKSSSLEVPLVINGERIYDNNERALFPQTNPANHQQVLANVTQATEKDVMNAVKAAKDAKKDWYNLPFYDRSAIFLKAADLISTKYRYDMLAATMLGQGKNVYQAEIDCITELSDFFRYYVKYASDLYAQQPVESADGTWNKAEYRPLEGFVYAVSPFNFTAIAANLIGAPALMGNTVVWKPSQTAALSNYLLMTVLEEAGLPKGVINFIPGDPVQVTDQVLADKDFGALHFTGSTNVFKSLYGKIQSGVVEGKYRDYPRIIGETGGKNFHLVHPSANISHAVLSTIRGTFEFQGQKCSAASRLYLPESKSEEFLSDMFGILQSQNVVPMNTSASPISGGNLRGFMGPVIHEQSFDKLVKVIEDAKKDPELEILYGGQYDKSQGWFVGPTVIKAKRPDHPYMSTEFFGPILTVYEYPDTEFNEICDIIDNTSQYALTGAIFAKDRKAIEYADEKLKFSAGNFYINDKCTGAVVSQQWFGGARMSGTDDKAGGPNILSRFVSIRNTKENFYELTDFKYPSNYE, from the coding sequence ATGCTATCAGCAAGGTGCCTCAAATCTATATACTTCAAGAGATCTTTCTCACAACTGGGACACATCAAGCCCCCCAAGCACATAAGAAATGAACCTGTTAAGCCATTTAGAAACATAGACTTAAAAGACTGGGACTTACTGAGGGCTTCCttgatgaaattcaaaagttcttctttagaAGTGCCACTGGTCATCAATGGGGAAAGGATATATGACAATAATGAAAGAGCGCTTTTCCCGCAGACTAACCCTGCGAACCATCAACAAGTACTGGCAAACGTCACACAAGCCACGGAAAAAGATGTCATGAATGCTGTAAAAGCCGCCAAGGATGCCAAAAAGGATTGGTACAATCTACCGTTTTATGACAGAtctgcaatttttttgaaagccGCTGACTTAATTTCCACCAAGTATCGTTATGACATGTTAGCTGCTACAATGCTGGGCCAGGGAAAAAATGTGTATCAGGCAGAAATCGACTGTATCACGGAATTATCTGACTTTTTTAGATACTATGTCAAGTATGCATCAGACTTGTATGCTCAACAACCCGTAGAGTCAGCGGATGGTACTTGGAATAAAGCTGAATACAGACCTTTAGAGGGATTTGTGTATGCTGTTTCACCATTCAACTTTACTGCTATTGCTGCAAACTTGATTGGGGCTCCAGCTTTGATGGGTAATACAGTTGTCTGGAAACCTTCACAAACCGCTGCCCTTTCAAATTACTTATTGATGActgttttggaagaagCGGGATTGCCAAAGGGTGTCATAAATTTCATTCCAGGTGATCCAGTTCAAGTTACTGACCAGGTATTAGCTGATAAAGATTTTGGTGCCTTGCATTTTACCGGTTCTACAAATGTCTTTAAGAGTTTGTATGGCAAAATACAAAGTGGCGTTGTTGAAGGGAAGTACAGAGATTACCCCCGTATTATTGGTGAGACAGGTGGTAAAAATTTCCATCTAGTTCACCCAAGTGCAAATATATCACATGCAGTACTCTCTACTATTAGAGGCACTTTCGAGTTCCAAGGCCAAAAGTGCTCTGCCGCTTCCAGGTTATATCTTCCAGAGTCAAAAAGTGAAGAATTCTTATCCGATATGTTTGGCATATTGCAGTCACAGAATGTTGTCCCAATGAACACATCCGCAAGTCCAATTTCTGGTGGGAATTTGCGGGGATTTATGGGTCCTGTCATCCATGAACAAAGTTTCGACAAATTAGTTAAAGTAATTGAAGATGCAAAGAAAGACCCCGAGTTGGAAATTCTTTACGGTGGACAATACGATAAAAGCCAAGGTTGGTTTGTCGGACCCACAGTCATAAAAGCCAAGAGACCAGATCATCCATATATGTCAACAGAATTTTTTGGCCCTATATTAACTGTTTACGAGTATCCAGATACTGAATTTAATGAAATCTGTGATATTATCGATAATACGAGTCAATACGCCTTAACTGGTGCTATTTTTGCCAAAGATCGTAAAGCAATTGAATACGCAGATGAGAAGTTGAAGTTTAGCGCAGGAAATTTCTACATAAATGATAAGTGTACTGGTGCCGTTGTTTCTCAGCAATGGTTTGGTGGCGCAAGAATGAGTGGTACCGACGATAAGGCTGGTGGTCCAAACATTTTAAGCAGATTTGTCAGTATTAGAAACACAAAGGAGAACTTCTACGAGTTGACTGATTTCAAATATCCATCGAAttatgaataa
- the RRF1 gene encoding Rrf1p (Mitochondrial ribosome recycling factor; essential for mitochondrial protein synthesis and for the maintenance of the respiratory function of mitochondria) — MILTTARLNCRPVTVPRLFNRSFSQSFIILKKKSSTPTEKVEEDEIDVNELLKKAETQFKKTLEIQKQKMNEIKQGNFNPKVFNSLVFKNNRKFTDIATTSLKGKNALLITVFDPKDVKTVISGVLAANLNLTPERVPNNDLQLKVSLPPPTTESRLKVAKDLKRVFEEYKQSSLKDSLGTIRGSILKEFKSFKKDDAVRKAERDLEKLHKDYVNKLHDQFQKVEKSIVK, encoded by the coding sequence ATGATTTTAACCACAGCTAGATTAAATTGTAGACCAGTCACCGTTCCTCGTCTATTTAATCGTTCTTTTAGTCAATCTTTcataattttgaagaaaaaaagttctaCCCCTACTGAGAAAGtcgaagaagatgaaattgacGTGAATGAACTGCTGAAAAAGGCAGAAActcaattcaaaaaaactttagaaattcaaaaacagaaaatgaatGAGATAAAACAGGGAAATTTTAATCCTAAGGTATTCAATAGTTTAGTGTTCAAAAATAACAGAAAGTTTACAGATATTGCTACCACATCCTTGAAAGGTAAAAATGCACTTTTAATAACAGTTTTCGACCCCAAAGATGTGAAAACTGTGATCAGTGGGGTGCTTGCTGCGAACCTGAATTTAACTCCTGAAAGGGTCCCAAATAACGATTTGCAATTGAAAGTTTCGTTACCACCACCAACTACAGAATCCCGGTTAAAAGTAGCTAAAGACTTAAAGAGagtatttgaagaatataaGCAGTCATCGCTAAAAGACTCATTAGGAACTATCAGAGGCAGTATTCTAAAGGAattcaaaagtttcaaaaaggatGATGCCGTTCGAAAAGCTGAGAGggatttggaaaaactGCATAAGGATTACGTGAACAAGCTTCATGACCAATTCCagaaagttgaaaaaagcATTGTAAAATGA
- the MSC7 gene encoding meiotic recombination directing protein (hypothetical protein; green fluorescent protein (GFP)-fusion protein localizes to the endoplasmic reticulum; msc7 mutants are defective in directing meiotic recombination events to homologous chromatids): MSKVYLNSDMINHLNSTVQAYFNLWLEKQNAIMRSQPQIIQDNQKLIGITTLVASIFTLYVLVKIISTPAKCSSSYKPVKFSLPAPEAAQNNWKGKRSVSTNIWNPEEPNFIQCHCPATGQYLGSFPSKTEADIDEMVSKAGKAQSTWGNSDFSRRLRVLASLHDYILNNQDLIARVACRDSGKTMLDASMGEILVTLEKIQWTIKHGQRALQPSRRPGPTNFFMKWYKGAEIRYEPLGVISSIVSWNYPFHNLLGPIIAALFTGNAIVVKCSEQVVWSSEFFVELIRKCLEACDEDPDLVQLCYCLPPTENDDSANYFTSHPGFKHITFIGSQPVAHYILKCAAKSLTPVVVELGGKDAFIVLDSAKNLDALSSIIMRGTFQSSGQNCIGIERVIVSKENYDDLVKILNDRMTANPLRQGSDIDHLENVDMGAMISDNRFDELEALVKDAVAKGARLLQGGSRFKHPKYPQGHYFQPTLLVDVTPEMKIAQNEVFGPILVMMKAKNTDHCVQLANSAPFGLGGSVFGADIKECNYVANSLQTGNVAINDFATFYVCQLPFGGINGSGYGKFGGEEGLLGLCNAKSVCFDTLPFVSTQIPKPLDYPIRNNAKAWNFVKSFIVGAYTNSTWQRIKSLFSLAKEAS, translated from the coding sequence ATGTCCAAGGTCTATCTGAATTCAGACATGATTAACCATTTGAACTCCACAGTTCAAGCTTACTTTAACTTATGGTTGGAGAAGCAAAACGCAATAATGCGTTCTCAACCCCAAATTATTCAAGATAACCAAAAACTGATAGGCATTACAACGCTAGTTGCCTCAATTTTCACTCTGTATGTTTTGGTCAAGATAATCTCCACCCCAGCAAAGTGTTCCTCGTCCTATAAGCCAGTCAAATTCTCCCTTCCTGCACCAGAGGCCGCTCAAAATAATTGGAAGGGCAAGAGGTCTGTTTCCACTAACATATGGAATCCTGAAGAACCAAACTTTATTCAATGTCATTGTCCCGCCACAGGTCAATATCTAGGTTCTTTTCCATCGAAAACGGAAGCTGACATAGATGAAATGGTTTCTAAGGCAGGCAAAGCTCAATCTACTTGGGGCAATTCTGATTTCTCAAGAAGATTGAGAGTTTTGGCTTCTTTGCATGATTATATTCTAAATAATCAAGATCTTATTGCGAGAGTAGCGTGCAGGGATTCAGGAAAGACAATGTTAGACGCATCGATGGGTGAAATCTTGGTTActttagaaaaaattcaatggACTATAAAGCACGGCCAAAGAGCGTTGCAACCTTCGAGACGTCCGGGCCCcactaattttttcatgaaGTGGTATAAAGGTGCAGAAATCCGTTATGAACCACTGGGTGTGATCAGTTCTATCGTTTCCTGGAACTATCCATTCCATAACTTATTGGGTCCAATTATTGCAGCATTGTTCACAGGGAATGCCATTGTAGTAAAATGTTCAGAACAAGTTGTCTGGTCTTCGGAATTTTTCGTCGAGCTGATCCGCAAATGTTTGGAAGCTTGTGATGAAGATCCAGATTTGGTTCAGTTGTGCTATTGTTTACCTCCAactgaaaatgatgattcCGCAAATTATTTCACCTCTCATCCTGGTTTCAAACATATCACTTTTATTGGCAGTCAGCCCGTAGCGCACTATATTCTAAAATGCGCTGCCAAATCATTGACACCCGTAGTTGTGGAGCTTGGTGGTAAGGATGCGTTTATTGTCCTAGACTCAGCTAAGAATTTAGATGCTTTATCTTCTATCATCATGAGGGGTACTTTCCAATCATCCGGTCAAAATTGTATTGGTATTGAGAGGGTTATTGTCAGTAAGGAAAATTATGATGATTTAGTCAAGATTTTGAATGACCGTATGACTGCAAATCCACTACGCCAAGGGTCTGATATTGATCATTTAGAAAATGTTGATATGGGGGCAATGATATCTGACAACAGATTCGATGAACTAGAAGCTTTGGTTAAAGATGCTGTTGCAAAGGGAGCTCGTTTACTTCAAGGTGGTTCCCGCTTCAAACATCCAAAGTATCCACAAGGTCATTATTTCCAACCAACTCTTTTGGTGGATGTCACTccagaaatgaaaatagcACAAAACGAAGTGTTTGGCCCAATTTTAGTCATGATGAAAGCTAAGAATACTGACCATTGTGTACAACTAGCCAACTCTGCGCCATTTGGTCTAGGTGGTTCTGTGTTTGGTGCGGATATCAAGGAATGCAATTACGTCGCAAATAGCCTACAAACTGGTAATGTAGCCATTAATGATTTTGCTACATTCTATGTTTGTCAATTACCATTTGGTGGTATCAATGGTTCAGGTTACGGTAAATTTGGTGGTGAAGAAGGTCTTTTGGGTTTGTGCAATGCCAAAAGTGTCTGTTTTGATACTTTGCCTTTTGTCTCCACTCAAATTCCAAAACCATTAGACTACCCTATTCGTAACAATGCTAAGGCTTGGAATTTTGTAAAGAGTTTCATCGTAGGAGCTTATACAAATTCCACATGGCAAAGAATAAAGTCACTGTTCTCTTTAGCTAAAGAAGCCAGCTAG
- the VMA10 gene encoding H(+)-transporting V1 sector ATPase subunit G (Subunit G of the V1 peripheral membrane domain of V-ATPase; part of the electrogenic proton pump found throughout the endomembrane system; involved in vacuolar acidification; the V1 peripheral membrane domain of the vacuolar H+-ATPase (V-ATPase) has eight subunits), with protein MSQKNGIATLLQAEKEAHEIVSKARKYRQDKLKQAKTDAAKEIDSYKIQKDKELKEFEQKNAGGVGELEKKAEAGVQGELAEIKKIAEKKKDDVVKILIETVIKPSAEVHINAL; from the exons ATG TCCCAAAAAAACGGAATTGCCACCCTACTACAAGCTGAAAAGGAAGCCCACGAAATAGTATCAAAGGCTAGAAAGTACAGACAAGATAAGTTGAAGCAAGCCAAGACTGATGCAGCCAAGGAAATCGACTCAtacaaaattcaaaaagacAAGGAATTGAAGGAGTTTGAACAAAAGAATGCCGGTGGTGTTGgtgaattggaaaagaaagcagaGGCTGGTGTGCAAGGTGAATTAGCTGAGATTAAGAAAATTgcagagaagaaaaaggatgACGttgtcaaaattttgatcGAGACTGTCATCAAGCCTTCTGCTGAAGTCCATATCAATGCCTTGTAA
- the BCD1 gene encoding Bcd1p (Essential protein required for the accumulation of box C/D snoRNA): MAVLCGVCGIKEFKYKCPRCLVQTCSLECSKKHKTRDNCSGQTHDPKEYISSEALKQADDDKHERNAYVQRDYNYLTQLKRMVHVQKMDARMKNKRVLGPVGGHNSNFKKRRYDIDEDDRDSTECQRIIRRGVNCLMLPKGMQRSSQNRSKWDKTMDLFVWSVEWILCPMQEKGEKKELFKHVSHRIKETDFLVQGMGKNVFQKCCEFYRLAGTSSCIEGEDGSETKEERTQILQKSGLKFYTKTFPYNTTHIMDSKKLVELAIHEKCIGELLKNTTVIEFPTIFVAMTEADLPEGYEVLHQEPRPLEHTSTLNKFIDNAREEEDAEEDSQPTEEPVQKETQDASDSDSDSDDDYNPGLSMDFLTA, translated from the coding sequence ATGGCGGTGTTGTGTGGTGTATGCGGAATAAAAGAGTTCAAATACAAGTGTCCAAGATGTTTGGTGCAAACTTGCTCTTTGGAGTGTTCCAAGAAGCACAAGACAAGGGACAATTGCTCAGGTCAAACACATGATCCTAAGGAGTATATATCGAGTGAGGCGTTGAAACAGGCGGACGACGACAAGCACGAACGAAATGCTTATGTCCAGAGGGACTACAACTATCTGACGCAGTTGAAGCGAATGGTGCATGTACAAAAGATGGATGCTagaatgaagaacaagCGGGTTCTGGGGCCTGTGGGCGGCCACAACTCTAATTTCAAGAAGAGAAGATACGATATAGATGAGGATGATCGTGATAGCACGGAGTGTCAGAGGATAATTAGGAGGGGGGTGAACTGTTTGATGCTACCCAAGGGGATGCAGCGATCATCGCAAAACAGGAGCAAGTGGGACAAAACGATGGACCTATTTGTATGGAGCGTGGAGTGGATTCTATGTCCTATGCAGGAAAAGGGTGAGAAAAAGGAGCTTTTCAAACATGTCAGCCACCGTATCAAAGAGACAGACTTTTTGGTGCAAGGGATGGGCAAGAAcgttttccaaaaatgcTGTGAATTCTATCGCTTGGCTGGAACAAGCTCTTGCATAGAGGGCGAAGACGGTTCGGAGACCAAAGAGGAAAGAACACAGATCCTACAGAAGAGTGGGCTCAAATTCTACACGAAAACGTTCCCTTACAACACCACGCATATAATGgattcaaaaaaactggTGGAGTTGGCTATACATGAGAAATGCATCGGAGAATTGTTGAAGAACACCACAGTGATCGAGTTTCCCACGATATTCGTTGCCATGACAGAGGCTGACCTACCAGAGGGCTACGAGGTGCTACACCAGGAACCCCGCCCACTTGAGCATACGAGTACACTGAACAAGTTTATTGACAATGCAAGGGAGGAGGAAGACGCTGAAGAGGACTCTCAACCGACAGAAGAACCTGTACAGAAGGAAACACAGGACGCCAGCGACAGCGACAGCGACAGCGACGATGACTACAATCCGGGCTTATCCATGGATTTCCTCACTGCATGA
- the SRB2 gene encoding Srb2p (Subunit of the RNA polymerase II mediator complex; associates with core polymerase subunits to form the RNA polymerase II holoenzyme; general transcription factor involved in telomere maintenance), which yields MGKSAVIFVERATPATLTELKDALSNSILSVRDPWSIDFRTYRCSIKNLPADVSKLMYSITFHHHGRQTVLIKDNSAMVTTAAAADIPPALVFNGSSTGVPESIDTILSSKLSNIWMQRQLIKGDAGETLILDGLTVRLVNLFSSTGFKGLLIELQADEAGEFETKIAGIEGHLAEIRAKEYKTSSDSLGPDTSNEICDLAYQYVRALEL from the exons ATGGGAAAATCAGC CGTTATATTCGTGGAAAGAGCCACTCCCGCTACACTAACGGAACTGAAGGATGCTCTCTCGAATAGTATCCTGTCCGTGCGAGACCCTTGGTCGATAGACTTTCGGACGTACCGGTGCTCTATCAAGAACCTACCCGCGGATGTCTCCAAGCTCATGTACTCGATAACGTTCCACCACCATGGCCGGCAGACCGTGCTAATCAAGGACAACTCAGCGATGGTGACGACTGCCGCAGCGGCGGATATCCCTCCGGCGCTGGTGTTCAATGGCTCATCTACGGGCGTTCCTGAGTCCATAGACACTATTTTGTCGTCCAAGCTGTCCAACATCTGGATGCAGAGGCAGCTCATCAAGGGTGATGCCGGTGAGACGTTGATCTTGGACGGGCTCACCGTGCGACTCGTCAACCTCTTCTCCTCCACTGGGTTCAAGGGTCTCCTGATAGAACTGCAGGCGGACGAAGCGGGCGAGTTTGAGACCAAGATTGCAGGCATCGAAGGACACCTAGCTGAAATCCGGGCCAAGGAGTACAAAACCTCATCCGACTCGTTGGGGCCGGACACCAGCAACGAAATATGTGATTTGGCGTACCAGTATGTTCGTGCTCTGGAGCTGTGA
- the NCP1 gene encoding NADPH--hemoprotein reductase (NADP-cytochrome P450 reductase; involved in ergosterol biosynthesis; associated and coordinately regulated with Erg11p), producing the protein MPFGIDNTDFTVLAGLVLAVLLYVKRNSIKELLMSDDGDITAVSSGNRDIAQVVTENNKNYLVLYASQTGTAEDYAKKFSKELVAKFNLNVMCADVENYDFESLNDVPVIVSIFISTYGEGDFPDGAVNFEDFICNAEAGALSNLRYNMFGLGNSTYEFFNGAAKKAEKHLSAAGAIRLGKLGEADDGAGTTDEDYMAWKDSILEVLKDELHLDEQEAKFTSQFQYTVLNEITDSMSLGEPSAHYLPSHQLNRNADGIQLGPFDLSQPYIAPIVKSRELFSSNDRNCIHSEFDLSGSNIKYSTGDHLAVWPSNPLEKVEQFLSIFNLDPETIFDLKPLDPTVKVPFPTPTTIGAAIKHYLEITGPVSRQLFSSLIQFAPNADVKEKLTLLSKDKDQFAVEITSKYFNIADALKYLSDGAKWDTVPMQFLVESVPQMTPRYYSISSSSLSEKQTVHVTSIVENFPNPELPDAPPVVGVTTNLLRNIQLAQNNVNIAETNLPVHYDLNGPRKLFANYKLPVHVRRSNFRLPSNPSTPVIMIGPGTGVAPFRGFIRERVAFLESQKKGGNNVSLGKHILFYGSRNTDDFLYQDEWPEYAKKLDGSFEMVVAHSRLPNTKKVYVQDKLKDYEDQVFEMINNGAFIYVCGDAKGMAKGVSTALVGILSRGKSITTDEATELIKMLKTSGRYQEDVW; encoded by the coding sequence ATGCCGTTTGGAATAGACAACACCGACTTCACTGTCCTGGCGGGGCTAGTGCTTGCCGTGCTACTGTACGTAAAGAGAAACTCCATCAAGGAACTGCTGATGTCCGATGACGGAGATATCACAGCTGTCAGCTCGGGCAACAGAGACATTGCTCAGGTGGTGACcgaaaacaacaagaactACTTGGTGTTGTATGCGTCGCAGACTGGGACTGCCGAGGATTACGCCAAAAAGTTTTCCAAGGAGCTGGTGGCCAAGTTCAACCTAAACGTGATGTGCGCAGATGTTGAGAACTACGACTTTGAGTCGCTAAACGATGTGCCCGTCATAGTCTCGATTTTTATCTCTACATATGGTGAAGGAGACTTCCCCGACGGGGCGGTCAACTTTGAAGACTTTATTTGTAATGCGGAAGCGGGTGCACTATCGAACCTGAGGTATAATATGTTTGGTCTGGGAAATTCTACTTATGAATTCTTTAATGGTGCCGCCAAGAAGGCCGAGAAGCATCTCTCCGCCGCGGGCGCTATCAGACTAGGCAAGCTCGGTGAAGCTGATGATGGTGCAGGAACTACAGACGAAGATTACATGGCCTGGAAGGACTCCATCCTGGAGGTTTTGAAAGACGAACTGCATTTGGACGAACAGGAAGCCAAGTTCACCTCTCAATTCCAGTACACTGTGTTGAACGAAATCACTGACTCCATGTCGCTTGGTGAACCCTCTGCTCACTATTTGCCCTCGCATCAGTTGAACCGCAACGCAGACGGCATCCAATTGGGTCCCTTCGATTTGTCTCAACCGTATATTGCACCCATCGTGAAATCTCGCGAACTGTTCTCTTCCAATGACCGTAATTGCATCCACTCTGAATTTGACTTGTCCGGCTCTAACATCAAGTACTCCACTGGTGACCATCTTGCTGTTTGGCCTTCCAACCCATTGGAAAAGGTCGAACAGTTCTTATCCATATTCAACCTGGACCCTGAAACCATTTTTGACTTGAAGCCCCTGGATCCCACCGTCAAAGTGCCCTTCCCAACGCCAACTACTATTGGCGCTGCTATTAAACACTATTTGGAAATTACAGGACCTGTCTCCAGACAattgttttcatctttgATTCAGTTCGCCCCCAACGCTGACGTCAAGGAAAAATTGACTCTGCTTTCGAAAGACAAGGACCAATTCGCCGTCGAGATAACCtccaaatatttcaacATCGCAGATGCTCTGAAATATTTGTCTGATGGCGCCAAATGGGACACCGTACCCATGCAATTCTTGGTCGAATCAGTTCCCCAAATGACTCCTCGTTACTACTCTatctcttcctcttctcTGTCTGAAAAGCAAACCGTCCATGTCACCTCCATTGTGGAAAACTTTCCTAACCCAGAATTGCCTGATGCTCCTCCAGTTGTTGGTGTTACGACTAACTTGTTAAGAAACATTCAATTGGCTCAAAACAATGTTAACATTGCCGAAACTAACCTACCTGTTCACTACGATTTAAATGGCCCACGTAAACTTTTCGCCAATTACAAATTGCCCGTCCACGTTCGTCGTTCTAACTTCAGATTGCCTTCCAACCCTTCCACCCCAGTTATCATGATCGGTCCAGGTACCGGTGTTGCCCCATTCCGTGGGTTTATCAGAGAGCGTGTCGCGTTCCTCGAATCACAAAAGAAGGGCGGTAACAACGTTTCGCTAGGTAAGCATATACTGTTTTATGGATCCCGTAACACTGATGATTTCTTGTACCAGGACGAATGGCCAGAATACGCCAAAAAATTGGATGGTTCGTTCGAAATGGTCGTGGCCCATTCCAGGTTGCCAAACACCAAAAAAGTTTATGTTCAAGATAAATTAAAGGATTACGAAGACCAAGTATTTGAAATGATTAACAACGGTGCATTTATCTACGTCTGTGGTGATGCAAAGGGTATGGCCAAGGGTGTGTCAACCGCATTGGTTGGCATCTTATCCCGTGGTAAATCCATTACCACTGATGAAGCAACAGAGCTAATCAAGATGCTCAAGACTTCAGGTAGATACCAAGAAGATGTCTGGTAA
- the DOG2 gene encoding 2-deoxyglucose-6-phosphatase (2-deoxyglucose-6-phosphate phosphatase; member of a family of low molecular weight phosphatases, induced by oxidative and osmotic stress, confers 2-deoxyglucose resistance when overexpressed; DOG2 has a paralog, DOG1, that arose from a single-locus duplication; the last half of DOG1 and DOG2 are subject to gene conversions among S. cerevisiae, S. paradoxus, and S. mikatae), whose product MPQFSVDLCLFDLDGTIVSTTTAAESAWKKLCRQHGVDPVELFKHSHGARSQEMMKKFFPKLDNTDNKGVLALEKDMADNYLDTVSLIPGAENLLLSLDVDTETQKKLPERKWAIVTSGSPYLAFSWFETILKNVGKPKVFITGFDVKNGKPDPEGYSRARDLLRQDLQLTGKQDLKYVVFEDAPVGIKAGKAMGAITVGITSSYDKSVLFDAGADYVVCDLTQVSVVKNNENGIVIQVNNPLTRD is encoded by the coding sequence atgccaCAATTTTCAGTAGATCTTTGTCTTTTTGACCTAGATGGGACTATTGTCAGCACAACAACTGCAGCGGAAAGTGCctggaaaaaattatgCCGTCAGCATGGGGTTGATCCTGTTGAGTTATTCAAGCATTCCCATGGTGCAAGATCACAagaaatgatgaagaaattttttccaaaattggACAATACCGATAATAAAGGTGTTCTTGCGTTAGAAAAGGATATGGCAGATAATTATTTGGACACAGTAAGCCTTATCCCTGGTGCAGAGAATTTATTGTTATCGTTAGATGTAGATACTGAGactcaaaaaaagttacCTGAAAGGAAATGGGCTATCGTTACCTCTGGTTCTCCATATTTGGCATTTTCATGGTTCGAGacaatattgaaaaatgttgGAAAGCCCAAAGTTTTCATTACTGGATTTGACGTGAAGAACGGTAAGCCTGATCCCGAGGGTTACTCAAGAGCTCGTGATTTATTGCGTCAAGATTTGCAATTAACTGGTAAACAGGATCTGAAGTATGTTGTCTTTGAAGATGCACCCGTGGGCATAAAGGCCGGCAAAGCAATGGGCGCAATTACTGTGGGTATAACATCCTCGTATGATAAGAGCGTTTTATTTGACGCAGGTGCAGATTATGTGGTCTGTGATTTGACACAGGTTTCCGTGGTTAAGAACAATGAGAACGGTATCGTTATCCAGGTAAACAACCCTTTGACGAGAgattaa